A single genomic interval of Electrophorus electricus isolate fEleEle1 chromosome 4, fEleEle1.pri, whole genome shotgun sequence harbors:
- the rbm28 gene encoding RNA-binding protein 28 isoform X2, translating to MSALTLFVRNLPSSASSDHLEEIFSEVGPVKHCFVVRNKGSEKCRGIGYVTYSMAEDAQRALTEINDYDGKKISVVQAKKKLDKGKKNKALQETPQECPKEPPEIKSHEKSKGTRKKKLKARLIIRNLSFKCSEDDLKKTFSKFGTVLDVKIPLKPDGKKRGFAFIQFKNMLEAGKALAETNLKEIKDRKVAVDWAVPKDKFVATQSGSTSGHKDKNMKKFEDSSEEHDAPQEQAKKQQDENKHTESDTKNMPSDDDDDDDDFGDEDLDKDSESEANEEHYDSESQEADSDDRDEEEDDDDDEKSGQLKKKRKNALPSDVNEGRTVFIRNLSFDSEEEGIEEILLQFGELNYVKVVLHPDTGLSKGCAFAQFKTKEAAERCLAVAQDESETGGLRVDGRKLNMVLAVSREDASTLKSKATKTHKGSRNLYLAREGLIRAGTKAAEGVSDSDMAKRARFEDLKRAKLKNVNIFVSQTRLCIHNLPKSVDRRQLLQLCTSAAGGGKGARISECHVMYDRKPVRGQVMGKSLGYGFVEFHQHEHALQALRHLNNNPTIFTPSKRPIVEFSLEDSRKLKLKAARLQRSRTKPASASDSGSEKKQVAQSGEGGHGLEKPWQKAPGAGRGAGRLAALAKTDGKKSQAAQRDHYSGFRTTHEVKHVELDDGRKRQKVLPMPSHRGPKIRHRDKGCLPTQSKKMSKAPSRRVRKGAHSLEKPQLNKKQSAKPVKRKIQNKDDDRFDCLVEQYKKKLLGNSSTKGSLVKKNKWFS from the exons ATGTCAGCATTAACCTTATTTGTGCGAAATTTACCCTCATCGGCGTCCAGTGACCACTTGGAGGAAATATTCTCTGAAGTAGGACCAGTGAAGCACTGTTTCGTTGTCCGAAATAAAG GCTCAGAAAAGTGCCGTGGTATAGGCTACGTTACGTACTCTATGGCAGAAGATGCTCAACGAGCTCTCACAGAAATCAACGACTACGACGGAAAGAAAATATCTGTGGTACAGGCAAAGAAAAAACTtgataaaggaaagaaaaacaaag CTCTGCAAGAAACTCCGCAAGAGTGCCCAAAGGAACCACCAGAGATCAAAAGTCATGAAAAATCTAAAGGCACGAGGAAGAAAAAGCTTAAGGCCAGACTTATAATTAGAAATCTTAGTTTTAAA tGTTCTGAGGATGATCTCAAAAAAACATTCTCAAAGTTTGGGACAGTCCTGGATGTGAAGATCCCTCTAAAACCAG ATGGAAAGAAACGAGGCTTTGCTTTCATCCAGTTTAAAAACATGCTTGAAGCAGGAAAAGCTCTTGCAGAAACAAACCTTAAAGAAATTAAAG ACAGGAAGGTTGCTGTAGACTGGGCGGTCCCTAAAGATAAGTTTGTAGCAACTCAGTCAGGCTCCACCTCAG GacataaagacaaaaacatgaagaaatTTGAAGACTCCAGTGAAGAGCATGATGCTCCACAGGAACA GGCCAAAAAGCAGCAAGATGAGAACAAGCACACAGAGTCTGATACAAAGAACATGCcatctgatgatgatgatgatgatgatgattttggTGATGAGGATCTTGATAAAGACAGTGAAAGTGAAGCGAATGAAGAGCATTATGACTCTGAATCTCAGGAAGCAGAcagtgatgacagagatgaggaggaggatgacgatgatgatgaaaAAAGTG GTCAactgaagaaaaagagaaagaatgccCTCCCTTCAGATGTAAATGAGGGAAGAACTGTTTTCATAAG AAACCTGTCCTTTGACTCTGAGGAGGAGGGCATAGAGGAGATTCTGCTGCAGTTTGGTGAACTGAACTATGTAAAGGTGGTGCTACATCCCGATACAGGACTCTCAAAAG GCTGTGCGTTTGCCCAGTTCAAAACTAAAGAAGCAGCGGAGAGATGCCTAGCGGTGGCCCAGGACGAGTCTGAG ACCGGCGGCTTGCGCGTTGATGGCAGGAAGCTGAACATGGTGCTGGCAGTGAGCAGAGAGGATGCGTCCACACTGAAGAGCAAGGCGACGAAAACTCACAAAGGCTCCAGGAACCTCTACCTTGCCAGAGAGGGCT TGATCCGTGCTGGAACCAAAGCAGCAGAAGGTGTCTCTGACTCCGATATGGCCAAGAGGGCGAGG TTTGAGGACCTGAAGAGGGCAAAGCTGAAGAATGTGAACATATTTGTGTCTCAAACACGCCTGTGCATCCATAACCTGCCAAAGAGCGTAGACCGTCGCCAACTCTTGCAGCTCTGTACCTCTGCAGCAGGGGGAGGCAAGGGTGCCCGCATCtctgag TGTCACGTCATGTATGACAGGAAGCCAGTGCGTGGTCAGGTGATGGGCAAGTCGCTAGGTTATGGATTCGTGGAGTTTCATCAGCACGAGCATGCCCTTCAGGCCTTGCGTCACCTTAACAACAATCCCACCATCTTCACCCCCAGCAAG AGGCCCATCGTGGAGTTCTCCTTGGAGGACAGCAGGAAGCTGAAACTGAAGGCTGCACGGCTTCAGAGGAGCAGGACCAaacctgcctctgcctctgacTCTGGGAGTGAGAAG AAGCAAGTGGCCCAGTCTGGCGAGGGGGGCCATGGGCTCGAAAAGCCTTGGCAGAAGGCTCCGGGAGCGGGTAGAGGTGCAGGCCGCCTGGCGGCCTTAGCAAAGACGGATGGCAAGAAGAGCCAAGCAGCTCAAAGAGACCACTACTCAGGCTTCAGAACCACGCATGAGGTGAAACACGTGGAGCTGGATGACGGCAGAAAGCGGCAGAAGGTCCTCCCCATGCCGTCCCACCGAGGCCCGAAGATCAg GCATCGGGATAAAGGCTGCCTGCCCACCCAGTCCAAGAAAATGAGCAAGGCGCCCAGcaggagggtgaggaagggggcccaCTCTTTGGAGAAACCACAGctaaacaagaaacag AGTGCCAAGCCAGTGAAGAGAAAGATCCAGAACAAAGATGATGACCGCTTTGACTGCCTGGTTGAGCAGTACAAGAAGAAACTCCTGGGCAACTCCAGTACTAAGGGCTCGCTTGTCAAAAAGAACAAATGGTTCAGCTGA
- the rbm28 gene encoding RNA-binding protein 28 isoform X1 has translation MSALTLFVRNLPSSASSDHLEEIFSEVGPVKHCFVVRNKGSEKCRGIGYVTYSMAEDAQRALTEINDYDGKKISVVQAKKKLDKGKKNKALQETPQECPKEPPEIKSHEKSKGTRKKKLKARLIIRNLSFKCSEDDLKKTFSKFGTVLDVKIPLKPDGKKRGFAFIQFKNMLEAGKALAETNLKEIKDRKVAVDWAVPKDKFVATQSGSTSGHKDKNMKKFEDSSEEHDAPQEQAKKQQDENKHTESDTKNMPSDDDDDDDDFGDEDLDKDSESEANEEHYDSESQEADSDDRDEEEDDDDDEKSGQLKKKRKNALPSDVNEGRTVFIRNLSFDSEEEGIEEILLQFGELNYVKVVLHPDTGLSKGCAFAQFKTKEAAERCLAVAQDESETGGLRVDGRKLNMVLAVSREDASTLKSKATKTHKGSRNLYLAREGLIRAGTKAAEGVSDSDMAKRARFEDLKRAKLKNVNIFVSQTRLCIHNLPKSVDRRQLLQLCTSAAGGGKGARISECHVMYDRKPVRGQVMGKSLGYGFVEFHQHEHALQALRHLNNNPTIFTPSKRPIVEFSLEDSRKLKLKAARLQRSRTKPASASDSGSEKKQVAQSGEGGHGLEKPWQKAPGAGRGAGRLAALAKTDGKKSQAAQRDHYSGFRTTHEVKHVELDDGRKRQKVLPMPSHRGPKIRHRDKGCLPTQSKKMSKAPSRRVRKGAHSLEKPQLNKKQSAKPVKRKIQNKDDDRFDCLVEQYKKKLLGNSKDIKMQIHGEHMLVIQVGEKICASQQQRSWVFWVKWCDINMAGSEVSRYTEDVLHLYMYRLVCVHRCMSIHTHLNCCLSKCHLLLHSQWLSQQPLISFMHLKYIIQNFAYFLKPSCKK, from the exons ATGTCAGCATTAACCTTATTTGTGCGAAATTTACCCTCATCGGCGTCCAGTGACCACTTGGAGGAAATATTCTCTGAAGTAGGACCAGTGAAGCACTGTTTCGTTGTCCGAAATAAAG GCTCAGAAAAGTGCCGTGGTATAGGCTACGTTACGTACTCTATGGCAGAAGATGCTCAACGAGCTCTCACAGAAATCAACGACTACGACGGAAAGAAAATATCTGTGGTACAGGCAAAGAAAAAACTtgataaaggaaagaaaaacaaag CTCTGCAAGAAACTCCGCAAGAGTGCCCAAAGGAACCACCAGAGATCAAAAGTCATGAAAAATCTAAAGGCACGAGGAAGAAAAAGCTTAAGGCCAGACTTATAATTAGAAATCTTAGTTTTAAA tGTTCTGAGGATGATCTCAAAAAAACATTCTCAAAGTTTGGGACAGTCCTGGATGTGAAGATCCCTCTAAAACCAG ATGGAAAGAAACGAGGCTTTGCTTTCATCCAGTTTAAAAACATGCTTGAAGCAGGAAAAGCTCTTGCAGAAACAAACCTTAAAGAAATTAAAG ACAGGAAGGTTGCTGTAGACTGGGCGGTCCCTAAAGATAAGTTTGTAGCAACTCAGTCAGGCTCCACCTCAG GacataaagacaaaaacatgaagaaatTTGAAGACTCCAGTGAAGAGCATGATGCTCCACAGGAACA GGCCAAAAAGCAGCAAGATGAGAACAAGCACACAGAGTCTGATACAAAGAACATGCcatctgatgatgatgatgatgatgatgattttggTGATGAGGATCTTGATAAAGACAGTGAAAGTGAAGCGAATGAAGAGCATTATGACTCTGAATCTCAGGAAGCAGAcagtgatgacagagatgaggaggaggatgacgatgatgatgaaaAAAGTG GTCAactgaagaaaaagagaaagaatgccCTCCCTTCAGATGTAAATGAGGGAAGAACTGTTTTCATAAG AAACCTGTCCTTTGACTCTGAGGAGGAGGGCATAGAGGAGATTCTGCTGCAGTTTGGTGAACTGAACTATGTAAAGGTGGTGCTACATCCCGATACAGGACTCTCAAAAG GCTGTGCGTTTGCCCAGTTCAAAACTAAAGAAGCAGCGGAGAGATGCCTAGCGGTGGCCCAGGACGAGTCTGAG ACCGGCGGCTTGCGCGTTGATGGCAGGAAGCTGAACATGGTGCTGGCAGTGAGCAGAGAGGATGCGTCCACACTGAAGAGCAAGGCGACGAAAACTCACAAAGGCTCCAGGAACCTCTACCTTGCCAGAGAGGGCT TGATCCGTGCTGGAACCAAAGCAGCAGAAGGTGTCTCTGACTCCGATATGGCCAAGAGGGCGAGG TTTGAGGACCTGAAGAGGGCAAAGCTGAAGAATGTGAACATATTTGTGTCTCAAACACGCCTGTGCATCCATAACCTGCCAAAGAGCGTAGACCGTCGCCAACTCTTGCAGCTCTGTACCTCTGCAGCAGGGGGAGGCAAGGGTGCCCGCATCtctgag TGTCACGTCATGTATGACAGGAAGCCAGTGCGTGGTCAGGTGATGGGCAAGTCGCTAGGTTATGGATTCGTGGAGTTTCATCAGCACGAGCATGCCCTTCAGGCCTTGCGTCACCTTAACAACAATCCCACCATCTTCACCCCCAGCAAG AGGCCCATCGTGGAGTTCTCCTTGGAGGACAGCAGGAAGCTGAAACTGAAGGCTGCACGGCTTCAGAGGAGCAGGACCAaacctgcctctgcctctgacTCTGGGAGTGAGAAG AAGCAAGTGGCCCAGTCTGGCGAGGGGGGCCATGGGCTCGAAAAGCCTTGGCAGAAGGCTCCGGGAGCGGGTAGAGGTGCAGGCCGCCTGGCGGCCTTAGCAAAGACGGATGGCAAGAAGAGCCAAGCAGCTCAAAGAGACCACTACTCAGGCTTCAGAACCACGCATGAGGTGAAACACGTGGAGCTGGATGACGGCAGAAAGCGGCAGAAGGTCCTCCCCATGCCGTCCCACCGAGGCCCGAAGATCAg GCATCGGGATAAAGGCTGCCTGCCCACCCAGTCCAAGAAAATGAGCAAGGCGCCCAGcaggagggtgaggaagggggcccaCTCTTTGGAGAAACCACAGctaaacaagaaacag AGTGCCAAGCCAGTGAAGAGAAAGATCCAGAACAAAGATGATGACCGCTTTGACTGCCTGGTTGAGCAGTACAAGAAGAAACTCCTGGGCAACTCCA AAgacataaaaatgcaaattcaTGGTGAGCATATGCTGGTGATCCAGGTGGGGGAGAAGATTTGTGCTTCCCAGCAACAGCGATCATGGGTCTTCTGGGTAAAATGGTGTGACATCAACATGGCTGGTAGTGAGGTCAGCAGGTATACGGAGGATGTGCttcatttgtatatgtataggcttgtgtgtgtgcatagatgTATGAGCATTCACACTCACTTGAATTGTTGCCTTTCTAAATGCCATTTGCTATTACATTCTCAATGGCTTTCTCAACAACCCCTTATAAGctttatgcatttaaaatacattatacaaaaCTTTGCATACTTTTTAAAACCTAGTTGCAAAAAATAG
- the si:dkey-5i3.5 gene encoding transmembrane protein 53 isoform X2 translates to MLSTEVSLSGVTTQKISKGITFYENECTVPPSSTGRLRPLLLLLPWLGSQPKAQAKYCEIYLRTGFNVLVVESNLSMFLWPRWGFQNSSRVLELLKSERFSQQPLLIHAISIGGYTFAQMLVQMSRNAEHYQDLTSRIQGQIYDSLVIGSLEHMITGISRYVSPLLESLVKHASLLYFQVFKHQTVDYFNHSIDVFRNTLVTAPALFYYSDSDALCDPKVMQELLEYWKKRGITVMSKNWTESVHAGHLRAHPQEYLSLLEHFLCSVKMTPFKAKM, encoded by the exons ATGCTTTCCACAGAGGTTTCTCTGAGTGGGGTAACTACACAAAAGATCAGCAAAGGTATCACCTTCTATGAGAATGAGTGTACGGTGCCGCCTTCATCCACTGGCCGACTCAGacccctgctgctgctgctgccctgGCTGGGCTCCCAACCAAAGGCTCAGGCCAAATACTGTGAGATCTACCTTAGAACAGGCTTCAACGTGCTCGTGGTAGAGAGTAATTTGAGCATGTTCCTATGGCCTCGATGGGGGtttcagaacagcagcagggtgcTGGAGCTCCTCAAGAGCGAGCGCTTCTCACAGCAACCCCTGCTTATCCATGCCATTTCCATCGGGGGATACACTTTTGCCCAGATGCTTGTTCAGATGTCCAGAAATGCTGAGCACTACCAGGACCTGACCAGTAGGATCCAGGGACAGATCTATGACAGCCTGGTCATAGGCTCACTGGAACACATGATTACAG GTATAAGCAGATATGTGTCCCCTCTTTTGGAGAGCCTAGTGAAGCATGCTAGCCTCCTATATTTCCAGGTCTTCAAACACCAAACAGTGGATTACTTCAACCACAGCATTGATGTGTTCCGAAACACTCTAGTGACAGCTCCTGCACTTTTCTACTACTCTGACAGTGATGCACTGTGTGATCCAAAGGTTATGCAGGAACTGCTGGAGTACTGGAAGAAGAGGGGCATTACAGTGATGAGCAAGAATTGGACAGAGTCTGTTCATGCCGGACATCTGCGTGCTCATCCTCAAGAGTACCTGTCTCTCCTGGAACACTTCCTGTGCTCTGTGAAGATGACTCCTTTCAAGGCTAAAATGTGA
- the si:dkey-5i3.5 gene encoding transmembrane protein 53 isoform X1, protein MGVGETLLFYTFHCNWQLCVFWLCVVFITVLFIGVCPQLFSRPRTSDISRRKAYMFRSSLFLRRSPLGMLSTEVSLSGVTTQKISKGITFYENECTVPPSSTGRLRPLLLLLPWLGSQPKAQAKYCEIYLRTGFNVLVVESNLSMFLWPRWGFQNSSRVLELLKSERFSQQPLLIHAISIGGYTFAQMLVQMSRNAEHYQDLTSRIQGQIYDSLVIGSLEHMITGISRYVSPLLESLVKHASLLYFQVFKHQTVDYFNHSIDVFRNTLVTAPALFYYSDSDALCDPKVMQELLEYWKKRGITVMSKNWTESVHAGHLRAHPQEYLSLLEHFLCSVKMTPFKAKM, encoded by the exons ATGGGTGTGGGAGAAACTCTTCTCTTCTATACTTTTCACTGCAACTGGCAACTCTGCGTTTTCTGGCTCTGCGTAGTGTTTATTACTGTACTGTTTATCGGGGTTTGTCCGCAATTGTTCTCAAGACCAAGGACATCAGATATCTCCAGACGTAAAGCATATATGTTTAGATCTTCTCTGTTTTTGCGAAG GTCCCCTCTTGGAATGCTTTCCACAGAGGTTTCTCTGAGTGGGGTAACTACACAAAAGATCAGCAAAGGTATCACCTTCTATGAGAATGAGTGTACGGTGCCGCCTTCATCCACTGGCCGACTCAGacccctgctgctgctgctgccctgGCTGGGCTCCCAACCAAAGGCTCAGGCCAAATACTGTGAGATCTACCTTAGAACAGGCTTCAACGTGCTCGTGGTAGAGAGTAATTTGAGCATGTTCCTATGGCCTCGATGGGGGtttcagaacagcagcagggtgcTGGAGCTCCTCAAGAGCGAGCGCTTCTCACAGCAACCCCTGCTTATCCATGCCATTTCCATCGGGGGATACACTTTTGCCCAGATGCTTGTTCAGATGTCCAGAAATGCTGAGCACTACCAGGACCTGACCAGTAGGATCCAGGGACAGATCTATGACAGCCTGGTCATAGGCTCACTGGAACACATGATTACAG GTATAAGCAGATATGTGTCCCCTCTTTTGGAGAGCCTAGTGAAGCATGCTAGCCTCCTATATTTCCAGGTCTTCAAACACCAAACAGTGGATTACTTCAACCACAGCATTGATGTGTTCCGAAACACTCTAGTGACAGCTCCTGCACTTTTCTACTACTCTGACAGTGATGCACTGTGTGATCCAAAGGTTATGCAGGAACTGCTGGAGTACTGGAAGAAGAGGGGCATTACAGTGATGAGCAAGAATTGGACAGAGTCTGTTCATGCCGGACATCTGCGTGCTCATCCTCAAGAGTACCTGTCTCTCCTGGAACACTTCCTGTGCTCTGTGAAGATGACTCCTTTCAAGGCTAAAATGTGA
- the lepa gene encoding leptin a, with protein MTQLSHLKSAGTAGLLQRHSPLESMTPTLFYSCLVSMLTLCHGLPVPADSVKNFVKMQADNIITRIQRHKDELQIFHKMVLDSPELLPELSSDKPIEGLGSMVDTLSTFQSVLHSLPKGHASQLRVDISALQSFLEERARSLQCTHRKATTEKTLEAFLKDNGTYHITLGHVALDRLQIYLQKLTRKLDHLKTC; from the exons ATGACACAGCTCTCTCATCTAAAG TCGGCAGGTACAGCTGGACTCCTGCAGAGGCACAGCCCCCTAGAAAGCATGACGCCCACCCTGTTTTACTCCTGCCTTGTGAGCATGCTCACACTGTGCCATGGCCTCCCAGTCCCTGCAGACAGCGTCAAAAACTTTGTCAAAATGCAGGCTGATAACATCATCACCAGGATCCAGAGACACAAAGATGAG TTGCAGATATTCCATAAGATGGTCCTGGACAGCCCCGAATTACTACCCGAGCTATCCTCTGATAAGCCCATCGAGGGCCTTGGCTCCATGGTGGACACCCTGAGCACCTTCCAGAGTGTCCTGCATAGCCTGCCCAAGGGCCATGCCAGCCAGCTCCGCGTGGACATCTCTGCCCTGCAGTCTTTTCTGGAGGAGCGGGCACGTTCGCTGCAGTGCACACACCGCAAAGCCACCACAGAGAAGACGCTGGAGGCCTTCCTGAAGGACAATGGCACATATCATATCACGCTGGGCCATGTGGCTTTGGACAGACTGCAGATATACCTGCAAAAGCTTACACGCAAGCTAGACCATCTGAAAACCTGTTAA